The DNA window TAATCATATCAGCAATTATATCCATGATTAAATCATGACTTCCTATGGAAACTAAAGTATCTTTAATATTACTTAAAGACTTTAATAGCTTTACATCAACCTCATCTCCGGCTTCCACACCTTCTAAATTTCGAGATATTACTGCTATTCCATCTGCCTTAACTAAACTCATAGTAACACCTGCTCCTCCTGGTAAAGGAGTAGCTACAAGCTTATTATTTACATACCCTAAATTTACCCTAATTAATTCCCTGTTTTTTAATGAAGAAACAATTCTTTTTGATACAGTTGCTTTAACAATCTCTCCTTTTTCCTCTTCAAGACCTATATATCTTAATATTAAGGGCTTCACAAAAGTATCAAAAACTAGATAAGCAGAAACCGGATATCCTGGAATTCCTATAACGGGTTTACCTTTTACCACTCCAAGAATTGTAGGCTTGCCTGGTTTAAGTGCAATTCCATGAACTATTACTTCACCGATCTCTTCAATTATTTTTGCTGTAAAATCCTTTGTTCCAGCTGAAGATCCAGCATTTATTAATAGTATATCGTTTTCATCTATTCCTTTCAATATTGCACTTTTTAATAATTCGTATTCATCCTCCATAGGACAATATCTATTTGGAATCCCCCCATATTCTGCAATTAGTCCTTCAAAAACTCTTGAGTTAGAATCAAGTATTTTTCCTATAGTCAAGCTATTGATATCATCAATTATTTCTGTACCTGTTGGGATAATTCCTACTTTAGGCTTTTTATACACTTTTATAGCTTGAACTCCACCTGAAATAAGGGCTCCTATGTCTATAGGTCTTATCTTATGCTTTGATGGAATTATCATTTCTGTAGCCACTATATCTTCTCCTATAGGTCTTATATGCTGCCAAGGATGAGCTGCCTTAAGTATTTTCACTTTACACTCTTCTGATTCAATGACATCTTCTATCATGATCACAGCGTCATATGGTTCTGTTACTGGATTGCCTGTATTTATATAGATAAAGTCTTTATTAAGCTCTAATACTTTAGGGCTGGCTTCGCTGGCTCCTTCTGTATCTATTGATCTCACTAGTATTCCATCCATTGCCGCTGCATTATAGTGAGGAGATGAAGTATTAGCATATACTGCTTCATAAGTCACTCTTCCCAATGCATCTAGTACCTGTATATACTCATATTCAAACTGTCTAGGCAATTTTTCATAATATAAGTTTCTAGCTTCGTCCACATCGGTATTACCTATATATATGTTTCTCTCTTCCTTTTTCAATGGTTTTCCTCGCTTTCATTTTTGTTAATTTATAGAAAATACACCTCTCGTATCTCTCCTTTTGATATACCTTCTTCGTGAGGTTTTAGTACAATATATCCGTCAGATTTTGAAAGCAATGTAATCATTCCTGATTTACCAAAGCTCGGTATAGCATAGGTTTTTCCGTTTCTCTCCCTTATGTTTACCATTTGATAGGTTTCCTTTCCTGGTGAAGATGGAAAATTAAAATCAAGTATGGCTGTAGTTTTATTAACGCTTTCCTTTACATTCAATAGATGCTTTATGAAATATTCTATGAACACTTTAAATACTATTATTGATGAAACAGGATGTCCCGGTAGCCCAAATATTGCCTTCCCTTTTCCTTCTCCTATTATTGTAGGCTTTCCAGGTTTTATAGAAACCCCGTGAACAAATACACCCTTGCCGCTAAAAGAATTTATAACCTTACTAGTATAATCTCTAGTTCCAACAGAGCTTCCTCCTGAAATTATTACTATGTCAGATATTTCAAGGGCATTTTCCACACTGCTTCTAAGCAGCTCAAAGTCATCTCTTACAATGGCTTTACCAGAAACTTCCCCGCCCAACTTAATAATTAATGAATGGAGAGCGTAGCTATTTACATCTCTTACTTTTCCCATAGTAAGTTCTTCATTTAAATCTACTATTTCATCTCCAGTTGATATTATAAAGAACCTAGGCTTTTTATAGACCCTTATTTCCGATATCCCAAGGGCAGCTAATACTCCAATATCTTGAGAATTAAGCCTCTTTCCCTTCTCTATAACTCTTTCTCCTTCTTTTATATCATCACCCTTTAAAATAATATTTTCTCCAACTGAAAGAGGTCTATATACCATTAGAGTTGAATCGTCAAGCTTTTCTGCATATTCTATCATTATTACTGCATCTGCTCCTTCTGGTATCATTCCACCTGTTGGTACATATATAGCTTCGCCACTAGATATCCTTATATCTGCCTTTTGACCCATTCTTATTTCTCCCAAGAGGGTTAAGAAACTGGGTATAGACTCGCTGGCTCCATGAGTGTCAGAGCTTTTAACTGCGTATCCGTCTACTGTAGAGCGGTTGAATTCAGGCACATTATTATTAGCTACTATATCATCTGCAAGTACTCTATTAGTTGCATCTAACATACTAATTTCTTCTATTTCAAAGCTGTACTCTCTAAAGACCTCTATCATCATCCTCTTTCCTTCTTCAACAGAAACTGCATTGAAAAAATCCATTCTAAGAACTCACCCTTCCATTTTCAAGATAAATAATTCTATCACAAATCCTATTTGATTGTTCTAAGTTGTGTGTAACAATTATAATAGTTGCTCCTGTTTCCTTATTGAATCTTACTATCTCCCTCTCTAGAATTTTAATTGATTCTGGATCTATATTTGATGTAGGCTCATCCAGTAAAAGTAGTTCTGGTTCAAAAACTAATGCCCTAGCTAGTGATACTTTTTGTGACTCGCCACCTGAAAGTAAATGTGCTTTTTTTTCTTTAAGATCTTCAAGCTCCAATCTGCTAATAATTCTATTAACTTTCTTTTTCATATCTGCTTTATTTATGTTTCTAATCTTTAATGGATATTCAATATTTTCATAAACCTTTCTTTTGAAAAGATAAGGCTTTTGAGAAACCAATGTCATTGTATCATAAGGCTTCTGGTTTGTGACCTTTGGGTCATATGCTATTGTTCCTAAATAATCTTCATCTAATCCTCCTATTATATTTAGCAGGGTACTTTTGCCAGAACCATTCGGTCCAATTATTCCAGTTATTTTCCCTTTTTCTATTTCTAGCATTTCTATAACTAATACTAATTTTTCATTATAATATTTTTTTATATTATTTAAAAACACTTTCAATTTAATCCTCTCCTTGGTAGGAGTATATTAGACTATTTACTCCAAAAGAAATTATTAAAAGGACAATTCCTAAAGCTATTGCCATAGGATAATCTCCCATGGAATTCATCATTGAAATAGTTGTTGTAATAACTCTTGTATGGTTTTTTATGTTCCCTCCAACTATCATAACTGCTCCAACCTCTGATATTGCCCTTGAAAATGCCGTAGCTATATTGACTAAAATATCTACTCTGAGCTCTCTAATTATAAGTATTATTATATCAAGCTTTCCCGCTCCTAAGGTTTTGCCTACTTTTTCAATTACCTTTCCTCGGTTTTTAGAAAGACTATATGTAAGGCCAAATATTAGAGGTGTTACTAGTATAGTTTGAGCAATTATCATAGCTGTAGGGGTATATAATAAATCTAAAAAGCCTAAGGGCCCTCTTCTTGAAAGAATTATAGCGACTAACAACCCGACTATTACTGAAGGAATACTCATTAGTGTATAAACTAGTCTTGAAAATAGGCGTTTTCCTTTAAACTCCTTTATCCCAAAATAAATACCTAGAGGTATAGACACTATAGAAGAGAGAATAGTAGATATAGAAGATACAAATAAAGACAGCAATACTATTTTATATACTTCTCTATCTAAGCTTATCAATAACTTTCCGGCTTCTTTAAAACCGCTTAGTATATATTCCAATAAATCCACTCCTCTACTAAAAAAATAGCCACATGCTGCCCTTGAGGCTAAGCATGCAGCTAATACAACAATTTTAATTGCTTCATATCAAATAATATAAATTATATACTATTTTTTATAGATGTCACTACTATATAAACAAAAAATAGATTTGTTATAAGCTTTACATATGAACAACCTTATAGCTATATTATGTAAATAGAATCTATTTGTGTTTTCTATAAACCATTTAGGTTATCTATACTATGACCAAGAGTTAACTTATTTTGCATTAGGTACAAATAACGGCATTCCATACTTTTCTACACCATATTTGCCTATTAACTCCTGTCCCTTTTTAGATAGCATCCAATCCATAAATGCTTTTGCTCCTTCAGCATTTATCTTATCACTTTTTTCTGGATTCACTGGTATTATACCATACTGGTTAAATAAATTCTCATCTTTTTCTATTATTATATCAAGATCTAATGTATCTCTTAAGCTTAGGTAAGTTGCCCTATCAGTTAATGTATATCCCTGTTTTTCTGAAGCTATTTTTAATACATCAGCCATTCCACTACCTGCTGATAAATACCAATCTCCTTGTGGCTCAATTCCTGTTTCTTTCCATATCTCTAATTCTTTTTTATGAGTACCTGAATCGTCTCCTCTAGAAACAAAAATGACCTCATGTTCACTTATATAGCTTAACGCTTTTTCAATGTCATTACCAGGTTCAACCTGCCATGAAGATTTTAGAGGATCATATTTAGGCCCAACTAGTATAAAGTCATTATACATTACATCATGTCTTTCAATTCCGTGACCTTCATTGACAAACTCTTCTTCTGAAGCCTTAGCATGAACAAGCAATACATCTGCATTTCCATCTTTTCCATTTTGAAGGGCTTGACCAGTGCCTACTGAAACGACCCTAACCTCTACTCCAGTATCTTTTGTGAACTCAGGAAGCAAATAATCTAATAACCCGCTGTCCTGTGTACTAGTTGTTGTTGAAAGTATAATGCTACCACCTATTTTTTTATTTGCTGAACAGCCAACTAGTAAAGTAAATATCAATAAAATACTTAGAGATATTAATAGAACCTTTTTCATTAATACTACTCCCCCTTTTTTTGTACTCTATTTTTTTGCAAATCTGCAGTCTCGCAACACAAATTTATTTGTTCGCTACCCTTCATAAATTTGGTCCTTACGGACACTCCTATCATAAACTTACAACAGGGTTGGTGCTCGTTGCGTTTGACCTACCAACGATTCTTTCGATAAAAACACTCGAAACAATCGGGTTAGGTCATAAAAAAACAGTCCAAAAGGACTGTTTTAAGCTAATGGCAAAATTATTCTATAAATATTCACCAACAGGTTAAAACTTTCCTTTCCAAATATGGGAGGCATAAGAATTTCTCCTTATACCCATCGGCTCATCTTCATAATCGTTACCAACTTTAGAAGTTTAAGCTCGGAAAATTTGAATAGATATTCATTTTTTCACCTCTGGCAAAGCCTATAAGCGTTATATTCAATTCTCTTGCCAATTCTATGGCAAGGCTCGTGGGAGCTGCTCTAGATATTAATATTGGAATTTCTCTTTTTGCAGTTTTTATAAGCATTTCAGAAGATAGTCGTCCACTAACTAAAAGTATCTTATCTGTAAATGTCATATCATCAATCAATGCTTTTCCTAATACCTTGTCTAATGCATTATGTCTTCCTATGTCTTCCTCGAAGATTAATATATCATTAGTATTACATAATGCACAGCTATGAACTCCCCCTGTACTTAAAAAAAGCTCCGAACTTTTACTAAAATCCTTTACAAGGAACTTTATCTCATCTAAGGTTATAGGTAATTTATTTTTGATTTTTTTAGATTTAAAAGAATCTAGTACATTATAAAATAAAGTACCTTTTCCGCAGCCTGATGTAATAGTTCTTTTTCCATATAGCTTTTCAGCTAAAAGGTCCCTATTTTTTAGCTCAACATATGAAAGACCTTTTTCTTCTTCTATTTTTATACTAAGGATATCTGATATGGAGCTAATGAAGCCTTCTGAATAAAGAAAACCTACTGCTAAATATTTAAGAGACTTGGGGCTACATAATAAAGTAATAAACTCTTCGCCATTAATAAATATAGTAAAAGGATATTCTGAAACTACAATGTCCTCTTCCTCTGAAATGCCTTCGCCTTTTACCTTTAATATATCAAATTTTTTGGTCTCCTTCATATTATCCCTCAATATTCATTGGCTATTTTACTTAAAAAATCATTTAAGTCTTCCTTAGTATTTAGGTTAAGAAACATATCCCAATTGGGACTAAACTTTCTAGCCTCTTCCTCGCTAATATAATGAACGTCTGTCTTTGCTAATAATGAGTTGATTGATTTATTATCACTAAAGAGATGTTCCTCTATTTTACCCTTTAGTTTCTTTGAATAAAAAGCATTAAAAGGCTCAATCCAGCTTCCAAATCTAGTGATACATGCAAAAGTATCTATATGCTTAATTTTTTCTTTCATATATCTTATATATTCAATATTTAGATTAGGCATATCACATGCAATAAAATAAGAAAACTCATTTGAGGCTTTGCTCAACCCAGCATGGATACCACTCAGTGGGCCTTTTCCCACTATTATATCACTAGTTATTTTGTCTCCAAGGCCTTGATAGTGCTCTGGCTTATTAGTTACAATAATAATCTCACTAAACTCCTGCTTAAGCTTGCTTACGAGACCATACATAAGTCTTCTTTCATTAATTATTAAAAGCTGCTTGTCAAATCCCATTCTAGTGCTTTTACCACCTGCTAGTATGACGGCAGTACCAAACTTTTTCATATACATCACCTATCTAGCACATTCACCAGTTTTACCAGTTAATATTTCGAGTCCATGGTGCACACTATCAATTATATAATCTAAAGCTTCCTTAACGGCCTTTGGACTTCCAGGTAAGTTAATTATTAAGGTATCCTTCCTTATTCCTGATACTGCTCTTGATAGCATGGCTCTTGATGTAATATTTAGGCTATAATATCTAATGGCTTCTGAAATCCCTTGAGCCATTCTCTCGCAAACCTTGATAGTAGCCTCAGGAGTAACATCTCTTTTGCTAAATCCTGTTCCTCCAGTAGTTAATATTAAATCCAATTTCAAATCATCCGACATATGAATCATTTCTCTTGATAGTTCCACTTCATCATCTGGAAGAATAACATACTTTTCAATTATATATCCTTTTTTCTCTAAAATATCAAAAATAACCTTACCGCTTAGATCTTCTCTTTCTC is part of the Proteiniborus sp. MB09-C3 genome and encodes:
- a CDS encoding molybdopterin biosynthesis protein — protein: MKKEERNIYIGNTDVDEARNLYYEKLPRQFEYEYIQVLDALGRVTYEAVYANTSSPHYNAAAMDGILVRSIDTEGASEASPKVLELNKDFIYINTGNPVTEPYDAVIMIEDVIESEECKVKILKAAHPWQHIRPIGEDIVATEMIIPSKHKIRPIDIGALISGGVQAIKVYKKPKVGIIPTGTEIIDDINSLTIGKILDSNSRVFEGLIAEYGGIPNRYCPMEDEYELLKSAILKGIDENDILLINAGSSAGTKDFTAKIIEEIGEVIVHGIALKPGKPTILGVVKGKPVIGIPGYPVSAYLVFDTFVKPLILRYIGLEEEKGEIVKATVSKRIVSSLKNRELIRVNLGYVNNKLVATPLPGGAGVTMSLVKADGIAVISRNLEGVEAGDEVDVKLLKSLSNIKDTLVSIGSHDLIMDIIADMIKLTSGHVGSMGGILSMKRGECHISPIHLLDVEMGEYNISYVKRYFPGNKMAIIKGVKRLQGFIVEKGNKSRIKDFTDLIRKDIVFVNRQRGAGTRILLDYFLSKNNIDPSDIKGYGREMTTHMAVATAVKTGSATTGLGIYSAAKALDLEFISVGYEDYDFLVTQEILKDDRVKEFIATLKTDEFKERVMSLGGYELQEIGEVILIN
- the glp gene encoding gephyrin-like molybdotransferase Glp, with product MDFFNAVSVEEGKRMMIEVFREYSFEIEEISMLDATNRVLADDIVANNNVPEFNRSTVDGYAVKSSDTHGASESIPSFLTLLGEIRMGQKADIRISSGEAIYVPTGGMIPEGADAVIMIEYAEKLDDSTLMVYRPLSVGENIILKGDDIKEGERVIEKGKRLNSQDIGVLAALGISEIRVYKKPRFFIISTGDEIVDLNEELTMGKVRDVNSYALHSLIIKLGGEVSGKAIVRDDFELLRSSVENALEISDIVIISGGSSVGTRDYTSKVINSFSGKGVFVHGVSIKPGKPTIIGEGKGKAIFGLPGHPVSSIIVFKVFIEYFIKHLLNVKESVNKTTAILDFNFPSSPGKETYQMVNIRERNGKTYAIPSFGKSGMITLLSKSDGYIVLKPHEEGISKGEIREVYFL
- a CDS encoding ATP-binding cassette domain-containing protein, which produces MFLNNIKKYYNEKLVLVIEMLEIEKGKITGIIGPNGSGKSTLLNIIGGLDEDYLGTIAYDPKVTNQKPYDTMTLVSQKPYLFKRKVYENIEYPLKIRNINKADMKKKVNRIISRLELEDLKEKKAHLLSGGESQKVSLARALVFEPELLLLDEPTSNIDPESIKILEREIVRFNKETGATIIIVTHNLEQSNRICDRIIYLENGRVSS
- a CDS encoding ABC transporter permease, with product MEYILSGFKEAGKLLISLDREVYKIVLLSLFVSSISTILSSIVSIPLGIYFGIKEFKGKRLFSRLVYTLMSIPSVIVGLLVAIILSRRGPLGFLDLLYTPTAMIIAQTILVTPLIFGLTYSLSKNRGKVIEKVGKTLGAGKLDIIILIIRELRVDILVNIATAFSRAISEVGAVMIVGGNIKNHTRVITTTISMMNSMGDYPMAIALGIVLLIISFGVNSLIYSYQGED
- a CDS encoding substrate-binding domain-containing protein — translated: MKKVLLISLSILLIFTLLVGCSANKKIGGSIILSTTTSTQDSGLLDYLLPEFTKDTGVEVRVVSVGTGQALQNGKDGNADVLLVHAKASEEEFVNEGHGIERHDVMYNDFILVGPKYDPLKSSWQVEPGNDIEKALSYISEHEVIFVSRGDDSGTHKKELEIWKETGIEPQGDWYLSAGSGMADVLKIASEKQGYTLTDRATYLSLRDTLDLDIIIEKDENLFNQYGIIPVNPEKSDKINAEGAKAFMDWMLSKKGQELIGKYGVEKYGMPLFVPNAK
- the fdhD gene encoding formate dehydrogenase accessory sulfurtransferase FdhD; protein product: MKETKKFDILKVKGEGISEEEDIVVSEYPFTIFINGEEFITLLCSPKSLKYLAVGFLYSEGFISSISDILSIKIEEEKGLSYVELKNRDLLAEKLYGKRTITSGCGKGTLFYNVLDSFKSKKIKNKLPITLDEIKFLVKDFSKSSELFLSTGGVHSCALCNTNDILIFEEDIGRHNALDKVLGKALIDDMTFTDKILLVSGRLSSEMLIKTAKREIPILISRAAPTSLAIELARELNITLIGFARGEKMNIYSNFPSLNF
- a CDS encoding molybdenum cofactor guanylyltransferase — encoded protein: MKKFGTAVILAGGKSTRMGFDKQLLIINERRLMYGLVSKLKQEFSEIIIVTNKPEHYQGLGDKITSDIIVGKGPLSGIHAGLSKASNEFSYFIACDMPNLNIEYIRYMKEKIKHIDTFACITRFGSWIEPFNAFYSKKLKGKIEEHLFSDNKSINSLLAKTDVHYISEEEARKFSPNWDMFLNLNTKEDLNDFLSKIANEY
- a CDS encoding MogA/MoaB family molybdenum cofactor biosynthesis protein; its protein translation is MFRVGIITASDKGSKGEREDLSGKVIFDILEKKGYIIEKYVILPDDEVELSREMIHMSDDLKLDLILTTGGTGFSKRDVTPEATIKVCERMAQGISEAIRYYSLNITSRAMLSRAVSGIRKDTLIINLPGSPKAVKEALDYIIDSVHHGLEILTGKTGECAR